One Cardiocondyla obscurior isolate alpha-2009 linkage group LG11, Cobs3.1, whole genome shotgun sequence DNA segment encodes these proteins:
- the LOC139106476 gene encoding farnesol dehydrogenase — translation MSNLSNKIALVTDACSELGTAIVEELVSKGLKIVGLSSDINKLKALVDELKGKPGKLYPLQCDLSLPNEIESASEWIEKNLGSVDILINNASINLNWSSINGGIQELKKILDVNVLGLSLITKKVLQLLKSKGIENGSIININDICGLKWLPLASDRPISPAYACSKSALAVLTECLRLELAQSQSSIKVISISPNLVEAEITQQLPKENSRLALKPKDVVDALLYSLQTPENVLVKDLVITPIREII, via the exons ATGAGTAATCTATCGAACAAAATTGCTCTAGTCACGGACGCCTGCTCCGAGCTCGGTACCGCGATCGTGGAGGAATTAGTATCGAAGGGACTCAAAATCGTCGGTCTCTCCAGTGATATAAACAAGCTCAAG GCACTCGTGGACGAGCTGAAAGGCAAACCCGGCAAGCTTTATCCCCTTCAATGCGACTTGAGCCTTCCGAACGAGATCGAGAGCGCATCGGAATGGATAGAGAAGAATCTGGGCAGCGTTGACATCCTGATAAACAATGCCAGCATTAATCTGAACTGGTCCAGCATCAACGGTGGTATACAGGAGCTCAAAAAGATTCTCGACGTCAACGTGCTCGGCTTATCGTTAATCACCAAAAAGGTTCTGCAATTATTGAAGAGCAAAG GAATTGAGAATGGCTCCATCATTAACATTAATGACATATGCGGTCTGAAGTGGCTGCCTCTTGCTTCCGATCGGCCCATTTCCCCAGCATATGCTTGCAGCAAGTCCGCGCTAGCCGTGTTGACCGAGTGCCTTCGTCTGGAATTGGCTCAGAGTCAGTCCAGCATCAAAGTGATT AGCATCTCGCCGAATTTGGTGGAGGCCGAAATCACCCAGCAGTTACCGAAGGAAAATTCACGGTTGGCCCTGAAACCGAAAGACGTGGTCGACGCTCTTCTTTACTCGCTGCAGACTCCAGAGAACGTGCTCGTTAAAGATCTTGTTATTACGCCCATCCGGGAAATTATTTGA